One window of Desulfarculus baarsii DSM 2075 genomic DNA carries:
- a CDS encoding ERCC4 domain-containing protein, producing MMDRITVVVDTREQEPYSFDSDKVSAVRKALPAGDYSLVGLEERVAVERKSLTDFVSTVIRGRKRFHRELEKLSAYESACVVVECNFRDLVDGRYRSDAHPHALIGTVASIVVDFGVPVYFCSDRQAACRFVEEYLTRFHRRIARCQKEMRVTRRDSGEE from the coding sequence ATGATGGACCGGATCACCGTTGTCGTCGACACCCGCGAACAGGAGCCCTACAGCTTCGATAGCGACAAGGTTTCGGCGGTTCGCAAGGCGCTGCCCGCCGGTGATTACTCACTGGTCGGCCTCGAAGAACGGGTGGCGGTGGAGCGCAAATCCCTGACGGATTTCGTCTCCACCGTCATCCGGGGGCGCAAGCGGTTTCACCGCGAGCTGGAAAAGCTCTCCGCCTACGAATCCGCCTGTGTGGTTGTCGAGTGCAACTTTCGCGATCTGGTCGATGGCCGCTACCGCAGCGATGCCCACCCGCACGCGCTGATCGGAACGGTCGCCTCCATCGTCGTCGACTTCGGTGTCCCCGTCTACTTCTGCTCGGACCGGCAGGCCGCCTGCCGTTTTGTCGAGGAGTACCTGACACGTTTTCACCGGAGGATCGCGAGATGCCAAAAAGAAATGAGAGTAACCCGGCGCGACTCCGGGGAAGAATAG
- a CDS encoding DUF669 domain-containing protein: MEHYENQSSSNLDLAQFDDAFETAEVEEREFEAVPDGKYQVNVDRVELTRAQTSGNPMLKWTLRILAPTHKGRLLWRNNVMASNENIKWLKQDLYTCGLQLQKLSDLPGHLEQLLNIKLEVTKRTRGENENIYFNRRIVMADDAGAPGAAMDDMIPF; this comes from the coding sequence ATGGAACACTACGAAAACCAATCCAGCAGCAACCTCGACCTGGCGCAGTTCGACGACGCCTTTGAAACCGCCGAAGTCGAGGAACGTGAGTTCGAGGCCGTCCCCGACGGCAAGTACCAGGTCAACGTCGACCGGGTCGAACTGACCCGCGCCCAGACCTCGGGCAATCCCATGCTCAAGTGGACTCTGCGCATTCTCGCGCCGACCCACAAGGGCCGTCTGCTCTGGCGCAACAACGTCATGGCCAGCAACGAGAACATCAAGTGGCTCAAGCAGGACCTCTATACCTGCGGGCTGCAGCTTCAGAAGCTCTCCGACCTGCCGGGCCACCTCGAGCAGCTTCTCAACATCAAGCTGGAGGTGACCAAACGCACTCGCGGTGAAAACGAGAACATCTACTTCAACCGTCGCATTGTCATGGCCGACGATGCCGGGGCTCCCGGCGCGGCGATGGACGACATGATCCCGTTCTGA
- a CDS encoding ATP-binding protein — MLPKTKSKPKHTLSDLTALVYGPSKIGKSTWCSKADDALFLATEPGLNALEVFQTPITCWDDLLQACAEIAEGKHEFKTIVVDTVDNAYKMCSDYVCKKFKIEHESDLGYGKGYALINNEFQRVINKLAFLPYGLILISHSQERDIETRTGKHTRIVPTLPEKARKLVTGLVDLILFCDLDMKTGDDGKPVWQRVMRTKPSPNYDAGDRTGRLPEVIPLDFSSFVKAFNNTAAGAAASAARPKPEPTASAAAKPHQ; from the coding sequence ATGCTTCCCAAGACCAAAAGCAAACCCAAACACACGCTCTCGGACCTCACCGCCCTGGTGTACGGCCCGAGCAAGATCGGCAAGAGCACCTGGTGCTCCAAGGCCGATGACGCACTGTTCCTGGCGACCGAGCCGGGCCTGAACGCCCTGGAGGTGTTCCAGACCCCGATCACCTGCTGGGACGACCTTCTGCAGGCCTGCGCCGAGATCGCCGAGGGCAAGCATGAGTTCAAGACCATCGTCGTCGACACGGTGGATAACGCCTACAAGATGTGCTCGGACTACGTCTGCAAGAAATTCAAGATCGAGCACGAATCCGACCTGGGCTACGGCAAGGGCTACGCGCTGATCAACAACGAGTTCCAGCGCGTCATCAACAAGCTGGCCTTCCTGCCCTACGGGCTGATCCTGATCTCCCACTCCCAGGAGCGGGACATTGAGACCCGGACCGGCAAACACACCCGCATCGTGCCGACGCTGCCGGAAAAGGCGCGGAAGCTGGTCACCGGCCTGGTGGATCTGATCCTGTTCTGCGATCTGGACATGAAAACCGGCGACGACGGCAAGCCGGTCTGGCAGCGCGTGATGCGCACCAAGCCCAGTCCCAACTACGACGCTGGTGACCGCACCGGGCGACTCCCCGAAGTCATCCCCCTCGATTTTTCGAGCTTCGTTAAAGCCTTCAACAACACGGCAGCCGGAGCTGCGGCGAGTGCCGCCCGGCCGAAGCCGGAGCCGACCGCGAGTGCGGCGGCGAAACCTCATCAGTAA
- a CDS encoding PD-(D/E)XK nuclease family protein, whose protein sequence is MSELMTTTYSMWRLFRNCRMACKWRYIDELVPLERDPNLAFGSVIHDCLECWHGERDLAKVLDHIDRTYPNRAQDDHQQADWHLARAMMSAYAEHYPAEEFEVVALEKTFEGPIVNPATGATSRSFILAGKVDGIVRQDGQYFLLEHKTASQIDASYLERLWTDFQIILYAWYLEQTLGITVSGIIYNVLVKAKLRQGKGETEAEFEARRAELIAKSKTGKSSAKRKLPEDDDTFQQRLQEKYLEPGMFHREVLYISRDQLEELRAELWELSKAMLDARRRDTFYRNTSYCFQYGRPCAYFQLCRSGGNPNVIENHFQRIAPHEELRDGAGEDAAPVF, encoded by the coding sequence ATGAGCGAGCTGATGACCACCACCTATTCCATGTGGCGGCTGTTCCGCAACTGCCGCATGGCCTGCAAGTGGCGCTACATCGACGAGCTGGTGCCGCTCGAGCGTGACCCTAATCTGGCCTTCGGCTCGGTCATTCACGACTGCCTGGAGTGCTGGCACGGCGAGCGGGATCTGGCCAAGGTCCTCGACCACATCGACCGGACATATCCGAACCGGGCGCAGGACGATCATCAACAGGCCGACTGGCATCTCGCCCGAGCCATGATGAGCGCCTATGCGGAACACTACCCGGCCGAAGAATTCGAGGTCGTCGCGCTCGAAAAGACCTTCGAAGGTCCCATCGTCAACCCGGCGACAGGCGCGACCTCGCGCAGTTTCATTCTCGCCGGAAAGGTGGACGGCATCGTCCGTCAAGATGGTCAGTATTTCCTGCTGGAACACAAAACCGCTTCACAGATCGACGCCAGTTACCTGGAACGGCTGTGGACCGACTTCCAGATCATCCTCTACGCCTGGTACCTGGAGCAGACCCTCGGCATCACGGTCAGCGGCATCATCTACAACGTCCTGGTCAAGGCCAAGCTGCGCCAGGGCAAGGGTGAGACCGAAGCCGAGTTCGAGGCCCGCCGGGCGGAGCTGATCGCCAAGTCGAAAACCGGCAAGAGCAGCGCCAAGCGCAAGCTGCCGGAGGACGACGACACCTTCCAGCAACGGCTCCAGGAGAAGTACCTCGAGCCGGGAATGTTCCATCGCGAGGTGCTCTACATCTCCCGCGACCAGTTAGAGGAACTGCGGGCGGAGCTGTGGGAACTCTCCAAGGCCATGCTCGACGCCCGTCGGCGCGACACCTTCTACCGCAACACCAGCTACTGCTTCCAGTACGGAAGGCCCTGCGCCTACTTCCAGCTCTGCCGCTCGGGCGGCAACCCCAACGTCATTGAAAACCATTTCCAACGGATCGCCCCGCACGAAGAGCTGCGGGACGGAGCCGGTGAAGACGCCGCTCCGGTGTTTTGA
- a CDS encoding sigma-70 family RNA polymerase sigma factor, translating to MVSQNSYDGIDKYAADLIRHKARQLVGKAGFTEDDRPDLEQELMIDLLQRMRHFNPAKAKKTTFMARIVERHISTILEARFAQCRDWRLCQTSLNEPLDNGEGDTTERIDFLDSEGSLGGGNRETRERLAHEIRMDLDRAIASLPEELRDLCVRLHDSTMAEVAREMGIPRTTLYDRLSKLRDAFREAGLEDYL from the coding sequence ATGGTTTCACAAAATTCTTACGACGGCATCGACAAGTATGCCGCCGACCTCATTCGGCACAAAGCACGTCAACTCGTAGGCAAGGCCGGATTCACCGAGGACGACAGACCCGACCTCGAACAGGAACTGATGATCGATCTGCTGCAGCGGATGCGGCATTTCAATCCCGCCAAGGCCAAGAAGACCACCTTCATGGCCCGGATCGTCGAACGTCACATCTCCACCATTCTGGAGGCCCGGTTCGCCCAATGCCGGGACTGGCGGCTCTGCCAAACGTCACTCAACGAACCCCTCGACAACGGTGAAGGCGACACCACCGAGCGGATCGACTTCCTGGACAGCGAAGGCTCTCTGGGAGGCGGCAACCGCGAGACAAGGGAGCGTCTCGCCCATGAGATCCGCATGGATCTCGACCGGGCCATCGCCTCGCTGCCGGAAGAGCTCCGGGATCTGTGCGTGCGCCTGCACGACAGCACCATGGCCGAGGTCGCCCGGGAGATGGGCATTCCCAGAACCACCCTCTACGACCGGCTGAGCAAGCTGCGGGACGCGTTCCGCGAGGCCGGGCTCGAGGACTACCTGTGA
- the lexA gene encoding transcriptional repressor LexA — translation MGKAKTDEITPLQRKTLEAICRFVDAKGFPPTVKELSEIFEISPASAHDRINQLVRKGYLKREDGKSRGIAVARRPSEMAASLVSVPVVGMVAAGHPILAEENITGQVLVESDVVRSGQHFALRAVGDSMIGAGINDGDLIIVRQQPIAEDGDIVVALLNNEATVKRLKIKDELIELVPENPEVRKIRIRPEDDLRVLGKVVGWKRN, via the coding sequence ATGGGCAAAGCGAAAACGGATGAGATAACGCCGTTGCAGCGGAAAACGCTCGAAGCGATATGTCGTTTCGTCGATGCCAAGGGCTTCCCTCCAACGGTGAAGGAACTGAGCGAGATCTTTGAAATCAGCCCGGCGAGTGCCCACGACCGAATCAATCAACTTGTGCGCAAGGGATACCTGAAGCGGGAGGACGGGAAGTCGCGAGGCATTGCCGTCGCCCGTCGCCCCAGCGAGATGGCTGCCTCTCTGGTTTCAGTACCTGTTGTGGGTATGGTGGCGGCTGGCCATCCCATCCTGGCCGAGGAGAACATCACCGGCCAAGTGCTGGTCGAGTCGGACGTCGTTCGTTCCGGACAGCACTTCGCACTCCGTGCGGTGGGTGACAGCATGATCGGTGCCGGTATCAACGATGGCGATTTGATCATCGTGCGGCAGCAGCCCATCGCCGAGGATGGTGACATCGTTGTAGCGCTGCTCAACAACGAGGCGACCGTCAAACGGCTGAAAATCAAAGACGAGCTCATCGAATTGGTGCCCGAGAACCCGGAGGTAAGAAAGATCCGGATCAGGCCGGAGGATGACCTTCGAGTTTTAGGCAAGGTCGTTGGATGGAAACGGAATTAA
- a CDS encoding DUF2924 domain-containing protein, translating into MNELQNVATGGKNQDRTRNSVLRQMALLQSMSLEQLREKWLDLYGEEPPQYKKQFLIKRLAYRIQELFYGGLSEQAKVHLQQVAKEDPVATVNRRIPEERKSNEAILPGTRLVRVWNDRRYEVIVLADGYEFEGRTFRSLSAVAREITGTRWNGKVFFGLKKVYGRKAEGGSDA; encoded by the coding sequence ATGAATGAGTTACAGAATGTCGCCACGGGCGGCAAGAATCAGGACCGAACCCGAAACTCAGTCCTTCGGCAGATGGCCCTGCTGCAATCCATGTCCCTGGAACAGCTCCGGGAAAAATGGCTCGACCTCTACGGAGAAGAGCCACCCCAGTACAAGAAACAATTCCTCATCAAGCGGCTGGCCTATCGCATCCAGGAGCTTTTCTACGGCGGGCTGTCCGAACAGGCTAAGGTCCATCTCCAGCAGGTCGCCAAGGAGGACCCGGTCGCCACTGTCAATCGACGCATCCCAGAGGAGCGGAAATCTAACGAGGCGATCCTGCCCGGGACCAGACTGGTGCGGGTATGGAACGACCGGCGCTATGAGGTGATCGTCCTTGCCGATGGCTACGAGTTTGAAGGCCGCACCTTCCGGTCACTCAGCGCGGTGGCCAGAGAGATCACCGGGACGCGCTGGAACGGGAAAGTCTTTTTCGGACTGAAGAAGGTTTACGGCAGAAAAGCCGAGGGAGGTTCGGATGCTTGA
- a CDS encoding recombinase family protein, translating into MLDNSNVAPGKNKTLRCAIYTRKSHEEGLEQEFNSLDAQRESAEHYIEAQRMRGWTALPDRYDDGGFSGGNMERPGLRRLLADIDAGKIDVIVVYKVDRLSRSLLDFMKMIDLFNEKGVSFVSVTQHFSTTDPTGRMFLGILITFAQYEREVIAERIRDKVAAAKRRGKYCGGVPILGYDVDRDNKKLLVNPDEARTVQYIFRRFIQIGSAKKLGQELNEQGYRTKAWTTKKGKVREGSEWNTAHIYRLLNNRIYIGEIAHKDRSYPGEHEGIIDRATWDKVKAILEDNKPVKVSMARTKMVAPLKGVIRCGHCGCAMGPTYARKNGRHYTYYICQKDSKRTVSRCPLKRIPAGDIEQAVIEQLSAVFRTPTLVAKTFFAARDIEQAERERLLKQKAQLEMELSQAREQALELMKPGSDQPGKAEMLTTVNRQAVDLSKQLTHVSERCRAYRGNSITEQDVSEAFQNVEGFWEDLFPVERNRLIRLLVDKVEIRETGINMELRTNGLTTLIAELAGLACEVTERRVSR; encoded by the coding sequence ATGCTTGATAACAGCAATGTCGCGCCGGGCAAAAACAAGACCCTGCGCTGCGCCATTTACACCCGCAAGAGTCATGAGGAAGGGCTCGAACAGGAGTTCAACTCGTTGGATGCGCAACGGGAATCGGCGGAACACTATATCGAAGCCCAGAGAATGCGTGGCTGGACGGCTCTGCCGGATCGCTACGACGATGGTGGTTTCTCGGGTGGGAATATGGAGCGTCCGGGGCTGCGTCGCCTGCTGGCGGACATCGATGCCGGGAAGATTGACGTGATCGTGGTCTACAAGGTTGACCGCCTGTCCCGCTCGCTGCTGGACTTCATGAAGATGATCGACCTCTTCAACGAGAAGGGTGTCAGCTTCGTCTCGGTCACCCAGCACTTCAGCACCACCGACCCCACCGGCCGGATGTTTCTCGGCATCCTGATCACCTTCGCCCAGTACGAGCGGGAGGTCATCGCCGAGCGTATCCGGGACAAGGTGGCGGCAGCCAAGCGCCGGGGAAAATACTGCGGTGGCGTGCCCATCCTCGGATACGACGTCGACCGGGATAACAAGAAGCTGCTGGTCAACCCGGATGAAGCCAGGACGGTACAGTACATCTTCCGCCGCTTCATCCAGATCGGCTCGGCCAAGAAACTGGGCCAGGAATTGAACGAACAGGGATACCGCACCAAGGCCTGGACCACCAAGAAAGGTAAGGTGCGCGAGGGCTCCGAATGGAACACCGCCCATATCTACCGGCTGCTGAACAACCGGATCTATATCGGCGAGATCGCCCACAAGGACCGTAGTTACCCTGGTGAGCACGAAGGGATCATCGACCGGGCGACCTGGGACAAGGTTAAGGCCATCCTGGAGGACAACAAACCGGTCAAGGTTTCCATGGCCAGAACCAAAATGGTCGCCCCGCTGAAAGGCGTCATCCGCTGCGGCCACTGCGGATGCGCGATGGGTCCGACCTACGCTCGCAAGAACGGCCGCCACTACACCTATTACATCTGCCAGAAGGACAGCAAGCGGACCGTGAGCCGGTGCCCGCTCAAACGAATTCCCGCCGGGGACATCGAGCAGGCCGTGATTGAGCAGTTGAGCGCGGTGTTTCGCACGCCGACGCTGGTGGCCAAAACCTTCTTCGCGGCCCGGGACATCGAGCAGGCGGAGCGGGAGCGGCTGCTCAAGCAGAAAGCCCAGCTCGAGATGGAGCTGTCGCAGGCGAGGGAGCAGGCACTCGAACTGATGAAACCCGGCAGCGATCAGCCGGGCAAGGCCGAGATGCTCACGACCGTCAACCGCCAGGCGGTCGATCTCTCGAAACAACTGACGCACGTGAGCGAGCGATGCAGAGCCTACCGGGGGAACAGCATCACGGAGCAGGATGTCTCGGAGGCCTTCCAGAATGTCGAGGGCTTCTGGGAAGACCTTTTCCCGGTGGAGCGAAACCGGCTCATCCGCCTCCTGGTGGATAAGGTGGAGATCCGGGAGACCGGAATCAATATGGAGCTGCGCACCAACGGGCTGACAACACTCATCGCCGAGCTGGCTGGTCTGGCCTGCGAAGTCACCGAACGGAGGGTAAGCCGATGA